Proteins encoded by one window of Salvia splendens isolate huo1 chromosome 7, SspV2, whole genome shotgun sequence:
- the LOC121811426 gene encoding uncharacterized protein LOC121811426: protein MDLQRSLLLNFTYFQQDKSMDEARESLLLTMELEDTRLQAQEELKARDQQISHLKELLSAAIRDRDEAHDKCHKLMLLLQRQSTTPHSSIEDRNNNASDCDESIVSSPPPEQDLAVLIDHRPLPEKGKFLQAVMKAGPLLQTLLLAGPLPQWRHPPPPLDSYQIPPPPLSALNHDGNCRKRGASEMSHDDALKYQRIVLQ, encoded by the exons ATGGATCTTCAAAGAAGCCTCCTCCTCAATTTCACGTATTTCCAGCAAGATAAG AGCATGGACGAGGCGCGTGAGTCGCTGCTGCTAACAATGGAGCTTGAAGACACGCGCCTCCAAGCCCAGGAGGAGCTCAAAGCCAGAGACCAACAAATCTCTCACCTCAAAGAATTGCTCTCCGCCGCCATCAGAGACCGCGACGAAGCTCACGACAAATGCCACAAGCTAATGCTCCTCCTCCAACGCCAATCCACCACGCCACATTCCAGCATCGAGGACCGCAATAACAACGCCTCCGACTGCGACGAGAGCATTgtgtcgtcgccgccgccggagCAGGATCTCGCCGTGCTGATAGACCACCGCCCGCTGCCGGAGAAGGGCAAGTTCCTGCAGGCGGTCATGAAAGCGGGGCCGCTGCTGCAGACGCTCCTCCTCGCCGGCCCTCTGCCGCAGTGGCGCCACCCTCCGCCGCCGCTCGACTCCTACCAGATCCCTCCGCCGCCTCTCTCCGCCCTCAACCACGACGGAAACTGCCGGAAAAGAGGCGCCTCGGAGATGTCGCATGACGACGCCCTCAAGTATCAAAGAATTGTGCTCCAATGA